The genomic DNA GCGGCGAGGAGCTGCTGGACTCGGCGGTCCGCGAACTCGCCGAGGAGGTCGGAGGCCGGGCCGCCGAGTGGGTGGCGCTGCCCGGCTTCTACCCCCAGCCCAGCATCAGCGGGGTGGTGTTCTATCCCCTCCTCGCCCTCAGCGTGACGCTCGGCGAGACGGCGCACGAGGAGTCGGAGGTCATCGAACGGGTGGTACTGCCGCTGGCGGAGGCGTACCGGATGCTGGAGGCGGGCGAGATTCAGGACGGGCCGAGCAGCCTGACCCTCTGGCACGCGCGGCGGGTTCTCACCCAGCGCGGGTTGC from Deinococcus aestuarii includes the following:
- a CDS encoding NUDIX domain-containing protein is translated as MADTRDAHPNWPGLVPDETQPWETLASRTLVDSPRRVLEDRARTASGVEVTYQYRPRGPRAVFVLPVTAAGEAVLIRQYRYPLRATVWEVVAGGVERGEELLDSAVRELAEEVGGRAAEWVALPGFYPQPSISGVVFYPLLALSVTLGETAHEESEVIERVVLPLAEAYRMLEAGEIQDGPSSLTLWHARRVLTQRGLL